TGCATTAGAACAAGCgataagggaaggaaagctagcagcgTTCTCCCATCTCATCAGGGAGCCTAGAAGACGCTATCGTGATCAAGACGAGGAAGGCAGGACCCGCTCGACCAAGCGGCGACAGGAGCCCGAAGACGGAGACCACGGCCTCACCGTAATAAACGTGGTAACGGCAAAAAACACTGCACCAAAGTCCCGGTCGGCACACAGAAGACGCCAAGGTTCTGCGATCTCATCTCCACCGATGCAGTGTACCAAAAAACCTCCGTCCATTTCTTTTGGCCAGAAGACCAATGGTTCAGCGACGCCCCGGAAAACCCTCCCGTGGTCATAACGGCCAGAGTGGGaccggcctcgtcaaacggATCCTTGTCGACACAGGAGCCgattcaaacatcatgttccgcaaTGTGTTCGATGCACTGGGGCTGAAAGATGCCGACCTAACGACTCACCAGCACGGGGTTATCGGGTtaggcgaccacttcatcaaaccaGACGGAGTCATTTCCCTACCAATCTTGGTTGGACAGGTGCAAGGCCGAAGATCGGCGATGGCCGAGTTCGTAATCCTCCGAGACTCCACagcctacaacatcatcttgggaagaaaaaCAATCAATGATTTTGAAGCTATAATCAATACCAAGCTGCTGGTTATGAAGTTTGTCACCGATGATGGATCCATAGGGACCATAAGAGGAGACCTCGAGACGGTGGAAGACATGggtacacggtggaagctccatgtggacggagcctccaaccagacctTCGGAGGAGCCGGGATCATCCTAGAAAGTCCAAACGGGGTCGTATACGAACAATCGGTCAGATTCGAGTTCCCcatctcgaacaaccaagcagaGTACGAAGCCCTCATAGGAGGCTTGACCCTAGCAACAGAGGTCGGCGCAAAAAGGCTGGAAGTATGCAGCGATTCCCAAGTCGTCACTTCCCAAGTAAACGGCAGCTATCAAGCCAAGGACCCCTTGTTacagaagtacttggaaaaggtCAAAAGCTTGACCAAAAGTTCGACGAGGTCACGGTCCAACATGTACCCAGAAAGGAACACACGAGCAGACCTCCtatcaaaattagccagcacgaAGCCAGGGGAGGGAAAcggtctctcatccaaggcatgACAAGGGAACCTGCAATTGCACTACACATAACAACCCTAAGTCCTtcatggctagaccccatcaccaACTACCTAGAACACGGCCAAGTCCCTGGTGACGAAAAGGATGCGGTGAAATTAAGGAGAGAAGCGGCCAAATACGCCGTCATCCAAGGACAGCTGTTCAAAAGGGCTCAGCCACCCCTACTGAAGTGCCTACACCCCGACCAAACGGACTATGTCCTCAGGGAAGTCCACGAGGGCTGCTGTGGGCACCACATCGGAGGAAAAGCCCTAGCGAGGAAGTTGATCCGAGCTGGGTACTACTGGCCGTCGATGATGGCAGATTCCAAAGAGTTTGTCAAAAAGTGCATAAAGTGCCAacagaacgccaactttgccaAGGCACCGGCAAACGAGTTGAGCTTGCTGACGACCTCCCGGCCATTCGCTCAGTGGAATCGACCTCTTAGGGCCCTTCCCTGTCGGCCCTGGGCAGGTCAAATATCTCATAGTGGCAATTGattactacaccaaatggatagaagccgaaccATTGGCTAGCATATCCTCAGCCAATTGCAGAAAATTCATGTGAGGCAGGTGATAACACGGTTCGGGATACCAGAagtcgtcatctcggacaacggcACACAATTTgctgacaaaaagttcacagAATTTCTCAACGGCCTAGGTATAAGGCAAGGTTCTCTTCGATAGAACACCCTCGGACGAACGGACAAGTGGAGTCCGCCAACAAGGTTATCCTTTCAGGgctaaagaagaggttggacaaCAAAAAGGGTGCTTGGGC
The Arachis stenosperma cultivar V10309 chromosome 7, arast.V10309.gnm1.PFL2, whole genome shotgun sequence genome window above contains:
- the LOC130939303 gene encoding uncharacterized protein LOC130939303 — encoded protein: MTREPAIALHITTLSPSWLDPITNYLEHGQVPGDEKDAVKLRREAAKYAVIQGQLFKRAQPPLLKCLHPDQTDYVLREVHEGCCGHHIGGKALARKLIRAGYYWPSMMADSKEFVKKCIKCQQNANFAKAPANELSLLTTSRPFAQWNRPLRALPCRPWAGQISHSGN